Proteins encoded within one genomic window of Saccharomyces mikatae IFO 1815 strain IFO1815 genome assembly, chromosome: 15:
- the PDR5 gene encoding ATP-binding cassette multidrug transporter PDR5 (similar to Saccharomyces cerevisiae PDR5 (YOR153W) and PDR15 (YDR406W); ancestral locus Anc_5.500) encodes MPEAKLPNNVDDVTSCSSASSAESAADLHNYNGFDEHTKARIQKLARTLTTESMQNSTQSVSNKNEAQSIFSSSVKGVNPIFSDPEAPGYDPRLDPNSENFSSATWVKNMARLSAEDPDFYKPYSLGCAWKNLSASGASADVAYQSTVLNVPYKLLKSGVRMLQQSKEANKFQILKPMDGCLNPGELLVVLGRPGSGCTTLLKSISSNTHGFDLGADTELSYSGYSGDDIRKHFRGEVVYNAEADIHLPHLTVFETLVTVARLKTPQNRIKGVDRESYANHLAEVAMATYGLSHTRDTKVGNDIVRGVSGGERKRVSIAEVSICGSKFQCWDNATRGLDSATALEFIRALKTQADISNTSATVAIYQCSQDAYNLFNKVCVLDDGYQIYYGPGDKAKKYFEDMGYVCPKRQTTADFLTSVTSPSERVLNNDMLKRGIRIPQTPKEMNDYWIKSQNYKDLMKEVDQRLASSDEATREAIREAHIAKQSNKARPSSPYTVNYMMQVKYLLIRNMWRLRNNIGFTLFMILGNSSMALILGSMFYKIMKKGDTSTFYFRGSAMFFAILFNAFSSLLEIFSLYEARPITEKHRTYSLYHPSADAFASVLSEIPTKLIIATCFNIIFYFLVDFRRNAGVFFFYLLINIVAVFSMSHLFRFVGSLTKTFSEAMVPASMLLLALAMYTGFAIPKKKILRWSKWIWYINPLAYLFESLLINEFHDRKFPCAEYIPRGPAYANITGTESVCTVVGSIPGQDYVLGDDFIKESYQYYHKDKWRGFGIGMAYVVFFFFVYLFLCEYNEGAKQKGEILVFPRSIIKKMKKRGELKEKNVSDPENVGEPSDLSSDRKMLQESSEEESDTYGDVGLSKSEAIFHWRNLCYEVQIKTETRRILNNVDGWVKPGTLTALMGASGAGKTTLLDCLAERVTMGVITGDIFVDGIPRDKSFPRSIGYCQQQDLHLKTATVRESLRFSAYLRQPAEVSIEEKDRYVEEVIKILEMEKYADAVVGIAGEGLNVEQRKRLTIGVELTAKPKLLVFLDEPTSGLDSQTAWSICQLMKKLANHGQAILCTIHQPSAILMQEFDRLLFMQRGGKTVYFGDLGEGCKTMIDYFENHGAHKCPENANPAEWMLEVVGAAPGSHASQDYHEVWRNSEEYKAIQSELDWMEKELPKKCSLTSSEEQHEFSQSVSYQTKLVSVRLFQQYWRSPEYLWSKFILTVFNQLFIGFTFFKAGTSLQGLQNQMLAVFMFTVIFNPILQQYLPAFVQQRDLYEARERPSRTFSWISFIFAQILVEVPWNILAGTIAYFIYYYPIGFYSNASAAGQLHERGALFWLFSCAFYVYVGSMGLLVISFNQVAESAANLASLLFTMSLSFCGVMTTPSAMPRFWIFMYRVSPLTYFIQALLAVGVANVDVKCADYELLKFTPSSGMTCGQYMEPYLELAKTGYLTDENATDSCSFCQISTTNAYLANVNSYYSERWRNFGIFICYIAFNYIAGVFFYWLARVPKKNGKLSKK; translated from the coding sequence ATGCCCGAGGCCAAGCTCCCCAATAACGTCGATGATGTTACCAGCTGCTCCTCCGCCTCTTCTGCTGAAAGTGCCGCTGACTTGCACAACTACAATGGGTTCGATGAACATACAAAAGCTCGTATTCAAAAACTAGCAAGAACTTTGACCACAGAAAGTATGCAAAACTCAACACAATCGGTGTCTAATAAGAATGAAGCTCAATCCATCTTCTCCAGCAGTGTGAAAGGTGTTAACCCAATATTTTCCGATCCTGAAGCTCCAGGCTATGACCCAAGATTGGATCCTAActctgaaaatttttctagtGCCACCTGGGTTAAAAACATGGCTCGTCTAAGTGCAGAGGACCCTGACTTCTACAAGCCTTATTCCTTAGGTTGCGCCTGGAAGAACTTGAGTGCATCAGGTGCTTCCGCGGATGTTGCCTATCAATCTACCGTTCTTAATGTTCCTTACAAACTGCTGAAAAGTGGTGTGAGAATGCTGCAACAGTCCAAGGAAGCAAACAAATTCCAAATTCTAAAGCCCATGGACGGTTGTTTGAATCCAGGCGAATTACTGGTGGTTTTAGGTAGACCAGGTTCTGGTTGCACCACTTTGTTGAAATCTATCTCTTCAAACACTCACGGTTTTGATCTTGGTGCTGACACTGAATTATCTTACAGTGGTTACTCCGGTGACGATATCAGGAAGCATTTCCGTGGTGAAGTCGTCTACAACGCAGAAGCCGATATTCATCTACCTCATCTAACAGTCTTCGAAACATTAGTTACAGTGGCAAGATTAAAAACGCCCCAAAATCGTATCAAGGGCGTCGATAGAGAAAGCTATGCAAACCATTTAGCTGAAGTCGCAATGGCTACATACGGTCTATCACATACTAGAGACACAAAGGTCGGTAACGATATTGTTAGAGGTGTCTCCGGTGGTGAAAGAAAGCGTGTTTCCATCGCTGAAGTTTCCATTTGCGGGTCCAAATTTCAATGCTGGGATAACGCTACAAGAGGGTTGGATTCGGCCACCGCTTTAGAATTTATTCGTGCCCTGAAGACTCAAGCTGATATTTCTAATACATCTGCTACTGTCGCTATCTACCAATGTTCTCAAGACGCATACAATCTATTTAACAAAGTATGTGTCTTAGATGATGGATATCAGATTTACTATGGCCCAGGTGATAAAGCCaagaaatattttgaagatatggGATATGTGTGCCCAAAGAGACAAACAACCGCTGACTTTTTGACCTCTGTCACAAGTCCTTCAGAAAGAGTACTAAACAATGACATGCTGAAACGAGGCATTCGTATTCCACAAActccaaaagaaatgaatgaTTACTGGATAAAATCTCAAAACTACAAGGATTTAATGAAAGAAGTCGACCAACGTTTGGCAAGTAGTGACGAAGCCACTCGTGAAGCTATCAGGGAAGCACACATTGCTAAGCAATCAAACAAGGCAAGACCTTCTTCTCCTTACACCGTCAACTACATGATGCAAGTCAAATACCTGCTGATAAGAAATATGTGGAGACTGCGAAATAATATTGGATTTACATTGTTTATGATCCTGGGTAATTCAAGTATGGCTTTAATTTTGGGTTCAATGTTTTATAAGATCATGAAAAAGGGTGATACATCTACATTTTATTTCCGTGGATCTGCCATGTTTTTTGCTATCCTGTTTAATGCGTTTTCCTCCCTATTAgaaattttctctttgtatGAAGCCAGACCAATCACTGAAAAGCATAGAACATATTCGCTATATCACCCAAGTGCCGATGCGTTTGCATCAGTTCTTTCAGAAATACCTACGAAATTAATCATCGCTACCTgtttcaatattattttttatttcctaGTTGACTTCAGAAGAAATGCTggagttttctttttctacttATTAATTAATATTGTAGCAGTTTTCTCTATGTCCCATTTGTTTAGATTTGTTGGTTCGTTAACAAAGACGTTCTCAGAGGCTATGGTTCCCGCTTCCATGTTGTTACTGGCACTAGCTATGTATACCGGTTTCGCCattccaaagaagaagattttacGTTGGTCCAAATGGATTTGGTATATCAATCCTCTGGCTTACTTATTTGAGTCCCTGTTAATTAACGAGTTCCATGATAGGAAGTTCCCATGTGCTGAATATATTCCTCGTGGTCCGGCTTATGCTAACATAACTGGTACTGAATCTGTCTGCACTGTTGTTGGATCCATTCCTGGCCAAGATTATGTTCTGGGTGATGATTTTATCAAGGAAAGTTACCAATATTATCACAAAGACAAATGGCGTGGTTTCGGTATAGGTATGGCTtatgttgttttcttcttctttgtttacCTATTCTTATGTGAATACAATGAGGGTGCCAAACAGAAGGGTGAAATCTTAGTTTTCCCACGCAGTATAAttaagaagatgaagaaaagaggtgaattgaaggagaagaaTGTGAGTGACCCTGAGAACGTTGGCGAACCTAGTGATTTATCTAGTGATAGGAAAATGTTACAAGAAAGTTCTGAAGAGGAATCTGACACGTATGGAGATGTTGGTTTATCAAAGTCCGAAGCCATTTTTCACTGGAGAAACCTATGTTACGAGGTTCAAATCAAAACTGAAACAAGACGCATTTTAAACAATGTTGATGGTTGGGTCAAGCCAGGAACATTAACAGCCTTAATGGGTGCTTCTGGTGCTGGAAAAACTACTTTGTTGGACTGTTTAGCAGAAAGAGTTACCATGGGTGTTATTACTggtgatatttttgttgaCGGTATTCCTCGTGATAAATCTTTCCCAAGATCTATTGGTTATTGTCAACAACAAGATTTGCATTTGAAAACTGCTACTGTTAGAGAATCACTAAGATTCTCTGCTTATTTACGTCAACCTGCCGAAGTTtccattgaagaaaaagatagaTACGTTGAGGAAGTTATCAAGATTctggaaatggaaaaatatgCTGATGCAGTTGTCGGAATTGCAGGTGAAGGTTTAAATGTTGAACAAAGGAAGAGATTAACTATCGGTGTTGAACTGACTGCAAAACCAAAGTTATTGGTCTTTTTGGATGAACCAACCTCCGGTTTAGATTCTCAAACCGCTTGGTCAATCTGtcaattgatgaaaaaactagCAAACCACGGTCAAGCAATTCTATGTACTATCCATCAACCATCTGCTATCCTAATGCAAGAATTTGATCGTTTACTATTTATGCAACGTGGTGGTAAGACCGTTTATTTTGGAGATTTAGGTGAAGGTTGTAAAACTATGATTGATTACTTCGAAAATCACGGTGCCCATAAATGTCCTGAGAATGCAAACCCAGCCGAATGGATGTTAGAAGTTGTTGGTGCTGCTCCCGGTTCTCATGCGAGCCAAGATTATCACGAAGTTTGGAGGAATTCTGAAGAGTACAAGGCTATTCAATCTGAATTAGATTGGATGGAGAAGGAATTACCAAAGAAGTGCTCTTTGACTTCCTCTGAAGAGCAACATGAATTTTCACAATCAGTTTCTTATCAAACAAAATTGGTCAGTGTCCGTCTGTTCCAACAGTATTGGAGATCTCCTGAATACTTATGGTCCAAATTCATTCTAACTGTTTTCAATCAATTATTCATCGGttttactttcttcaaGGCTGGGACTTCACTACAAGGTTTACAGAATCAAATGTTAGCTGTGTTTATGTTTACGGTTATTTTCAATCCTATTTTGCAACAATATCTACCTGCTTTCGTTCAACAAAGAGATTTATACGAGGCTAGGGAACGTCCATCAAGAACCTTTTCTTGGATATCGTTCATTTTTGCTCAAATTTTAGTGGAAGTTCCATGGAATATATTAGCAGGTACCATTGCTTATTTTATTTACTACTACCCGATTGGGTTTTACTCAAATGCGTCAGCCGCTGGCCAGTTGCATGAAAGAGGTGCTTTGTTTTGGTTATTCTCTTGTGCTTTCTACGTTTACGTTGGTTCGATGGGTCTGCTTGTCATCTCGTTCAACCAAGTTGCAGAAAGTGCTGCTAATCTAGCATCTCTATTGTTTACTATGTCATTATCTTTCTGCGGTGTTATGACCACCCCTAGTGCGATGCCCAGATTTTGGATATTTATGTACAGAGTATCACCTTTGACTTACTTCATACAAGCTCTGCTAGCAGTGGGTGTCGCTAATGTGGACGTTAAATGTGCTGATTACgaattgttgaaattcACGCCCTCATCTGGTATGACATGTGGACAATATATGGAACCTTATTTAGAACTAGCCAAGACTGGTTATTTGACGGATGAAAATGCGACTGACTCTTGTAGTTTCTGCCAAATCTCCACAACCAACGCTTACTTAGCTAATGTCAATTCCTACTACAGCGAGAGATGGAGAAATTTCggtattttcatttgttaCATTGCATTCAATTATATCGCTGGTGTCTTTTTCTACTGGCTTGCAAGAGTGCCTAAAAAGAACGGCAAGCTTTCCAAAAAGTAA
- the SLP1 gene encoding Slp1p (similar to Saccharomyces cerevisiae SLP1 (YOR154W); ancestral locus Anc_1.77), with amino-acid sequence MTNRLLIYGLILWASIIGSFALDRNETDQDTKIDLHNATVITDRGTTNAQKEGSSPLSTGSLRGRDFGQATRVEIRQAKVREGDGREEQSVLTQPASSMNPSLSSNSFLSFDEWKKVKSKEHSTGPDRHLSRMREPIDPSCYKERECIGEELEIDLGFLTNKDEWSEGGEGFQKIFNDEEDIRKVYKKQFNYASLDCAATIVKSNSEAIGATSILIESKDKYLLNPCSAPQQFVVIELCEDILVEEIDIANYEFFSSTFKKFRVSVSDIMPVVRNEWTILGEFEAENSRELQKFQINNPQIWASYLKIEVLSHYDDEFYCPISLIKVYGKTMMDEFKIDQLKAQEDKEHLLAVKSINNLDEESIPDECKNVGTHLETLNTSAVSDITGVLSCTSKLIPLKFDEFFKEVGASFCPPKQISSSSPSSAVPVIPEESIFKNIMKRLSQLETNSSLTVSYIEEQSKLLSRSFEQLEIAHEAKFGHLVTMFNETMMNNLDLLNNFANQLKDQSLRILEEQKLENDKFTNRHLLHLERLEKEVSFQRRIVYASFFAFVGLISYLLITRELYFDDFEENKNDNIRKVDIVQQAIK; translated from the coding sequence ATGACAAACCGTCTTCTCATATACGGGCTTATTTTGTGGGCTAGTATAATCGGATCCTTCGCATTAGACAGGAACGAAACTGACCAAGATACCAAGATAGATCTACACAATGCCACCGTGATCACTGATCGAGGTACAACGAATGCACAGAAAGAAGGCTCATCACCGCTATCTACCGGTTCTTTAAGAGGCCGTGATTTTGGACAGGCTACTAGAGTTGAGATACGGCAGGCTAAAGTACGAGAAGGCGATGGGAGGGAAGAGCAAAGCGTACTGACGCAACCTGCAAGCTCAATGAACCCCAGCCTTTCGAGTAACTCATTTTTGTCGTTTGATGAATGGAAGAAGGTTAAGTCGAAGGAACACTCAACAGGCCCTGATCGTCATCTTAGTCGCATGAGGGAGCCAATCGATCCATCCTGttataaagaaagagaatgTATAGGAGAAGAATTAGAAATAGATTTAGGGTTTCTGACTAACAAAGATGAATGGAGTGAAGGAGGAGAAGggtttcaaaaaatttttaatgaCGAAGAGGATATAAGAAAAGTATACAAGAAACAATTTAACTACGCATCTTTAGATTGCGCTGCAACCATTGTAAAAAGCAACTCAGAAGCAATTGGTGCTACTTCTATCTTGATTGAAAGCAAAGATAAGTATTTGCTGAATCCCTGTTCAGCTCCGCAGCAATTTGTTGTTATAGAGCTTTGCGAAGATATTCTAGTTGAGGAAATAGACATTGCTAATTACGAATTCTTTTCGTCaactttcaagaaattcagAGTATCAGTTTCTGATATAATGCCGGTGGTTAGGAACGAATGGACAATATTAGGGGAGTTTGAAGCAGAGAATTCAAGAGAACTAcaaaagtttcaaattaATAATCCTCAGATCTGGGCAAGCTACCTCAAAATTGAAGTATTATCTcattatgatgatgaattttaCTGTCCCATCTCTTTAATCAAAGTATATGGTAAGACCATGATGGATGAATTCAAAATCGATCAACTCAAAGCCCAAGAGGATAAAGAGCATCTTCTAGCAGTTAAAAGCATAAACAATttggatgaagaaagtaTTCCAGATGAATGTAAAAACGTGGGAACACATTTAGAAACTCTGAATACAAGTGCCGTGTCAGATATAACTGGGGTATTATCATGTACGTCTAAGCTTATTCCCttgaaatttgatgaatttttcaaggaGGTCGGCGCTTCCTTTTGTCCCCCCAAACAgatatcatcatcatcgccATCTTCTGCTGTTCCTGTAATCCCAGAAGAATCtatcttcaaaaacattATGAAAAGATTGTCTCAACTGGAGACCAATTCCAGTTTAACAGTTTCTTACATTGAAGAACAAAGCAAATTACTATCGAGATCATTTGAACAGCTTGAAATTGCTCATGAGGCAAAATTCGGTCATCTTGTCACGATGTTTAACGAGACAATGATGAATAATTTAGATCTGCTGAATAACTTTGCTAATCAACTAAAAGACCAATCATTACGTATAttagaagaacaaaaactgGAAAATGACAAATTTACCAATCGTCATTTACTACATTTAGAAAGattagaaaaggaagtgagttttcaaagaagaattgtttATGCATCATTTTTCGCTTTTGTGGGGTTGATATCTTATCTATTAATAACAAGAGAGCTCTACTTCGACGAtttcgaagaaaataaaaacgaTAATATCAGAAAAGTAGACATTGTCCAGCAAGCCATCAAATGA
- the ISN1 gene encoding IMP 5'-nucleotidase (similar to Saccharomyces cerevisiae ISN1 (YOR155C); ancestral locus Anc_5.501) — MSSRYRVEYHLKSHRKDEFIDWVKGLLASPFVLHAVSHEGDYNDDLATTQRVRSQYADIFKDIEGLIKDKIEFDSRNINQDEIEDGASSQSLNILGQSRLNLLVPSIGTFFTELPLEQAFLWEDSQRAISARRMVAPSFNDIRHILNTAQIFHFKKQENLHNGKVLRLVTFDGDVTLYEDGGSLVYTNPVIPYILKLLRYGINVGIVTAAGYDEAETYENRLRGLIVALHDSTDIPVSRKENLTIMGGESSYLFRYYEDPEEDNFGFRQIDKEEWLLPMMKAWSLEDVEKTLDFAERTLNRLRKRLNLPSEIAIIRKVRAVGIVPGERYDEASKRQVPVKLDREQLEEIVLTLQNTLESFAPSRRIQFSCFDGGSDVWCDIGGKDLGVRSLQQFYNPEAPIKPSETLHVGDQFAPVGSANDFKARLAGCTLWIASPQETVNYLHRLLETD; from the coding sequence ATGTCTTCGAGGTATAGGGTAGAATATCATTTAAAGAGTCACCGCAAAGATGAGTTTATAGATTGGGTAAAGGGGCTATTGGCCTCACCGTTTGTTCTTCATGCGGTCTCTCATGAAGGTGATTACAATGATGACTTGGCAACAACTCAACGTGTAAGATCACAGTATGCAGATATCTTCAAAGATATTGAGGGGCTGATTAAGGATAAGATAGAATTTGACTCCAGAAACATCAATCaagatgaaattgaagatggCGCCTCTTCTCAATCCCTGAATATTCTGGGACAATCACGtttgaaccttttggtcCCATCAATAGGAACATTTTTTACAGAACTTCCATTAGAGCAAGCTTTTTTATGGGAAGATTCACAAAGGGCCATTTCTGCACGTAGAATGGTGGCACCAAGCTTCAATGATATCAGACATATTCTAAACACTGCACAGATCTTTCACTTcaaaaaacaagagaatTTGCATAATGGTAAAGTTTTGAGGTTGGTTACTTTTGATGGAGATGTTACCTTGTATGAAGATGGCGGGTCTCTTGTTTACACCAACCCGGTAATCCCTTATATACTCAAGCTGTTACGCTACGGCATCAACGTGGGTATAGTGACCGCTGCTGGATATGATGAAGCTGAAACCTATGAGAACAGATTAAGGGGGCTAATTGTGGCATTACATGATTCAACTGATATACCAGTTTCTCGAAAAGAGAACTTAACAATTATGGGTGGTGAATCAAGTTATCTTTTCCGTTATTATGAAGATCCAGAAGAGGATAACTTTGGATTTAGACAAATTGACAAAGAGGAATGGTTATTGCCTATGATGAAGGCCTGGTCTCTCGAAGACGTGGAAAAGACCTTGGACTTCGCCGAGAGGACTTTGAACAGGTTGAGAAAAAGATTAAACTTACCTTCAGAAATTGCTATTATTCGTAAAGTGAGAGCAGTTGGTATTGTACCAGGCGAAAGGTACGATGAGGCTTCCAAAAGACAAGTTCCAGTTAAACTTGACCGAGAACAGCTGGAGGAAATAGTACTAACTCTTCAAAACACTTTAGAGTCTTTTGCGCCTTCTAGAAGAATCCAATTTAGTTGTTTTGACGGTGGTAGTGATGTTTGGTGCGATATAGGAGGGAAAGACCTTGGTGTTCGTTcactacaacaattttataATCCTGAAGCCCCTATCAAGCCCTCTGAAACCTTGCATGTTGGCGATCAGTTTGCACCGGTGGGCTCAGCAAACGATTTCAAGGCAAGATTGGCTGGATGCACCCTCTGGATAGCTTCCCCCCAAGAAACTGTGAATTACCTTCATAGACTATTAGAAACTGATTAA
- the ATG40 gene encoding Atg40p (similar to Saccharomyces cerevisiae YOR152C; ancestral locus Anc_5.499) — MFNLILWPLFLLTSVAIPLQLTLEVVYLTSSINFSKASAAKTATSLGQSPVVITIYKSLLKYWSLYEFIHFIYLYTPIDAFLNFLPFTSLLMLFGSICLTRELVYDFIGFMESQGKITGFLNKITEPNFNSYLLFSSIYNIWFADDTNDKFLFGKLTQILISVTERYEFPRTYYLSKASDFLQNLILTRVRPFVIDKPQGDRNQYQNGNRESTKNGAAYQKSSQQSSSFEQNYTSTEFPNDYDFMEDILEERAELD, encoded by the coding sequence ATGTTTAACTTAATCTTATGGcctttatttttgcttACCTCGGTGGCCATTCCGTTGCAACTAACACTTGAAGTGGTTTATCTGACGTCTTCCATTAACTTCTCAAAGGCAAGTGCTGCTAAAACCGCTACTTCATTAGGCCAATCTCCAGTGGTCATCACAATTTATAAATCGCTGCTAAAATATTGGAGTCTTTACGAATTCATACACTTTATTTATCTCTATACTCCTATCGATGcctttttgaatttcttacCGTTCACCTCTTTACTGATGTTGTTTGGAAGTATTTGCTTAACAAGAGAATTGGTATATGATTTCATTGGGTTTATGGAATCTCAAGGCAAGATTACTGGGTTCCTTAATAAGATAACAGAGCCAAACTTTAACAGTTACCTACTGTTCTCTTCTATTTATAATATTTGGTTTGCGGATGACACCAATGACAAATTCTTATTTGGTAAATTAACCCAGATTCTAATCTCTGTAACGGAAAGATACGAATTTCCACGTACATACTACTTATCAAAAGCTTCTGATTTCCTACAGAATCTGATTTTGACGAGAGTGAGACCCTTTGTAATAGATAAACCACAAGGCGACAGaaatcaatatcaaaaCGGTAATCGTGAATCTACAAAGAATGGAGCCGCGTACCAAAAATCTTCACAACAATCGTCGTCTTTTGAACAGAATTATACAAGCACGGAGTTTCCCAATGACTATGATTTTATGGAGGACATTTTAGAGGAAAGAGCAGAACTGGATTAG